From a region of the Halobacteriovorax sp. HLS genome:
- a CDS encoding aminotransferase class I/II-fold pyridoxal phosphate-dependent enzyme, with the protein MAREFVGSNTKIIDRVNVMKQHDIYPFFRAIEASEGTVITYGNKDQIMIGSNNYLGLTHHPHVKEAAIQALEKYGTGCTGSRFLNGNLSIHEELEEKLAQYLGHEDALVFSTGMQTNLGALSAMCGPRDCMLFDSENHASLIDASRLALGATFKYRHNDMESLEEQLAANVNRFKNVIIVADGVFSMTGKVLKLDKVIELADKYGAIVYVDDAHGLGVMGDRGRGTMDHFGVTEKVNFNMGTFSKSFASIGGVLSGSKADIDYIRHTARSFMFSASMAPASVATVRACLEVILADETIHQNLWRNVDFMQKGFKEIGFYTYESTTPIIPVFVGDDLKAMQITKFLGEMGVFATPVVAPAVPKGEALIRTSYMASHSIEELTKVLEIFAIAKKEFDIPSIHH; encoded by the coding sequence ATGGCAAGAGAATTTGTTGGAAGTAATACTAAGATAATCGATAGAGTAAATGTGATGAAGCAACATGATATTTACCCATTCTTTAGAGCGATTGAAGCTTCTGAAGGTACAGTGATTACTTACGGTAATAAAGATCAGATCATGATCGGCTCTAACAATTATCTAGGTCTTACTCACCATCCACACGTTAAAGAAGCTGCTATTCAGGCATTAGAGAAGTATGGAACAGGTTGTACTGGTTCTAGATTTTTAAATGGTAACTTATCAATTCATGAAGAGCTTGAAGAGAAATTAGCTCAGTACTTAGGTCATGAAGATGCTCTTGTTTTTTCAACAGGAATGCAGACTAACCTAGGCGCTCTCTCAGCAATGTGTGGTCCAAGAGACTGTATGCTATTTGATTCTGAAAATCATGCCTCTTTAATTGATGCTTCTAGATTAGCTCTTGGTGCAACATTTAAATATAGACACAATGATATGGAGTCTCTTGAAGAACAATTAGCGGCAAACGTAAATAGATTTAAGAATGTTATCATTGTTGCAGATGGTGTTTTCTCAATGACAGGTAAAGTTCTTAAGCTTGATAAAGTAATCGAATTAGCAGACAAGTACGGAGCGATTGTTTATGTAGACGATGCCCATGGCCTTGGTGTTATGGGAGATAGAGGTCGTGGAACAATGGACCACTTTGGAGTAACTGAAAAAGTTAACTTTAACATGGGTACCTTTTCAAAGTCATTTGCTTCTATTGGTGGAGTACTTTCTGGTTCAAAGGCAGATATTGACTATATTAGACATACAGCGAGATCATTTATGTTCTCTGCTTCAATGGCACCGGCTTCCGTTGCTACGGTTAGAGCTTGTTTAGAAGTAATCCTGGCCGATGAAACTATTCATCAAAACCTTTGGAGAAATGTTGATTTCATGCAAAAAGGTTTCAAAGAAATTGGTTTCTACACTTATGAGTCAACAACTCCAATTATTCCTGTATTTGTTGGAGACGACTTAAAAGCAATGCAGATTACTAAGTTCTTAGGAGAGATGGGTGTGTTCGCCACTCCAGTTGTGGCCCCAGCGGTTCCGAAGGGAGAGGCCCTAATTAGAACAAGCTATATGGCATCACATTCAATTGAAGAATTAACTAAAGTATTAGAGATTTTTGCAATAGCGAAAAAAGAGTTTGATATCCCTAGTATACATCACTGA
- a CDS encoding PilZ domain-containing protein: MTIKDANKKHYFSIVEPTEVSSVFENCAKEALTIYLWCQGQKEDQLEEFELYEYVSDQNTISMKVKGGFLSKLGKSKLTDKEVYLKINYNKFQYFSYSTLKYDSETKNYSLKVNNDVYRSQQRSNYRLNAGPFVAVQFKINDKVYDGHDISAGGTSFTVTEEEVKDLPEGTIFDDCMLRLNRDKFSIPQAKIAKTWPDKDRDGELTGNFKVGVAFIDVPKHTEEELFKSINGEARAEEIRKNLKSKKAAGQ, encoded by the coding sequence ATGACTATTAAAGACGCGAATAAAAAACATTACTTTTCTATCGTTGAGCCTACTGAGGTTAGCTCAGTATTTGAAAACTGCGCCAAAGAAGCGTTGACTATTTACCTATGGTGTCAAGGCCAAAAGGAAGATCAATTAGAAGAGTTTGAATTATACGAATATGTGAGTGATCAAAATACTATATCCATGAAAGTAAAGGGAGGTTTTCTCTCTAAACTTGGTAAGTCAAAGTTAACCGATAAAGAAGTTTATTTAAAAATTAACTACAATAAATTTCAATACTTCAGCTACAGTACACTAAAGTATGATTCTGAAACAAAGAATTATAGTCTCAAAGTAAATAATGATGTTTATCGATCTCAACAAAGATCAAATTACAGATTAAACGCAGGACCTTTTGTCGCTGTTCAATTCAAAATAAATGATAAAGTTTACGATGGGCATGATATTTCAGCCGGCGGAACTTCGTTTACAGTTACTGAGGAAGAAGTAAAGGACCTACCAGAAGGAACTATATTTGATGACTGTATGCTACGACTTAATAGAGACAAGTTTAGTATTCCTCAAGCAAAGATAGCGAAAACATGGCCTGATAAAGACCGTGACGGTGAGCTGACTGGCAATTTCAAAGTAGGAGTTGCCTTTATCGATGTACCTAAACATACTGAAGAAGAACTCTTTAAGTCGATTAATGGTGAAGCGAGGGCCGAAGAAATTCGTAAGAATCTAAAAAGTAAAAAGGCCGCCGGTCAGTAA